The proteins below come from a single Roseiflexus sp. RS-1 genomic window:
- a CDS encoding CehA/McbA family metallohydrolase — MNNLPFRKPGRFYRGNLHTHSNRSDGELPPEEVIAAYRAQGYDFLALTDHFLPQYNFPITDTRAFRDARFTTLPGAELHAPQTSAGRLWHIIAVGLPHDFAPPTPDETGPALAARAAAAGAFVGIAHPAWYTLTLDDGLSLEAAHAVEVFNATSVWDNDRGDGWYFCDMLLARGRRLLAYAADDAHFSIRPDTFVGWVEVRAEELSPEAILDALKQGAFYSTQGPRIEDIDIAERSLAVRCSPACAVFVVGPDERAQRQLGQAITSCTLSVPWIGEVPYIRVTVVDDAGRKAWTNPIWVG; from the coding sequence ATGAACAATCTGCCGTTTCGCAAGCCGGGACGCTTCTACCGGGGCAACCTGCACACCCATTCCAACCGTTCCGACGGCGAACTGCCGCCAGAGGAGGTGATCGCTGCCTATCGCGCGCAGGGGTACGACTTTCTGGCGCTGACCGACCATTTTCTTCCCCAGTACAACTTTCCGATCACCGATACCCGTGCGTTCCGCGATGCGCGTTTCACCACCCTGCCCGGCGCAGAACTGCACGCCCCGCAGACATCTGCCGGTCGATTGTGGCACATTATCGCGGTTGGTCTGCCACACGACTTTGCGCCGCCAACGCCCGATGAGACAGGACCGGCGCTCGCTGCGCGCGCCGCCGCAGCCGGAGCATTCGTCGGAATTGCGCATCCCGCCTGGTACACCCTGACCCTTGACGATGGGCTGTCTCTTGAGGCTGCGCATGCCGTCGAAGTATTCAATGCAACCTCCGTATGGGACAACGACCGGGGTGACGGATGGTATTTCTGCGATATGTTGCTGGCGCGGGGAAGGCGGTTACTGGCATACGCCGCCGATGATGCGCACTTCTCCATTCGTCCTGATACGTTTGTCGGTTGGGTGGAGGTTCGCGCCGAAGAACTGTCTCCTGAAGCGATCCTGGATGCATTGAAACAGGGCGCTTTCTACTCGACTCAGGGACCGCGGATTGAAGACATCGACATCGCAGAACGAAGCCTGGCAGTGCGCTGTTCACCGGCGTGCGCCGTCTTCGTCGTCGGTCCCGACGAGCGCGCGCAACGGCAGTTGGGTCAGGCGATCACCTCGTGCACTCTCTCCGTGCCCTGGATCGGAGAAGTGCCATACATCCGAGTCACAGTCGTCGATGACGCCGGGAGAAAAGCGTGGACCAACCCGATCTGGGTGGGTTGA
- the rplJ gene encoding 50S ribosomal protein L10, giving the protein MPTQRKIETVADLKQRLKRMQVTVVADYRGLSVADMTELRKKLRESGAEFVVAKNTLTLIAARETGHEAIEPLLAGPTALAFAYDDVPKFVKAINEFNRGPKKIIVRGGLVGTMLLNENVLDTVASLPTKEEVRAQVLGGLAAPVTGLAGIIAAPVNDIVNLLDATSKSILYALQARIDQLQPSAS; this is encoded by the coding sequence ATGCCAACTCAGCGCAAAATAGAAACCGTTGCCGATCTGAAGCAGCGTCTCAAACGGATGCAGGTGACCGTTGTGGCCGATTATCGCGGGCTTTCGGTTGCGGATATGACCGAACTGCGCAAGAAGTTGCGCGAGAGCGGCGCCGAATTTGTCGTCGCAAAGAATACGTTGACGCTGATCGCGGCGCGCGAAACGGGTCATGAGGCGATCGAGCCGTTGCTGGCGGGACCAACGGCGCTGGCGTTCGCATATGACGATGTGCCAAAGTTCGTCAAAGCGATCAATGAGTTCAACCGCGGTCCCAAGAAGATCATTGTGCGCGGTGGATTGGTCGGTACGATGCTTCTCAACGAGAATGTGCTCGACACCGTCGCCAGTCTGCCGACCAAAGAAGAGGTGCGCGCACAGGTGCTCGGCGGGCTTGCTGCACCGGTCACCGGTCTGGCAGGCATTATCGCCGCGCCGGTCAATGATATTGTCAATCTGCTCGATGCAACGTCGAAGAGCATTCTGTATGCGCTTCAGGCGCGGATCGATCAGTTGCAGCCGTCCGCGTCGTAG
- a CDS encoding MFS transporter: protein MFSFAARARATIARISPQVWRVLTHSLLFGLAGSIADLLFNFYLVSLGYGADTAGLMATVYRGAGALLGLPLGILIDRFGARALLVVGAIGFGIAYALVLMVSQLWALILFVFLAGAANVLTLTAVVPLLTGITDEEERAAVFGMNASAGLIIGLVGSGVGGLLPGTAALFLGVATNDTAAYRMALSIVVVLGCLSALPVLIGFRARQPVFSPAPLVAAPQRHMPPMRLVRFALPSLLLGIGGGLFLPFQNLFFRTVFGLNDAVVGVMLAMGALGMGLGALMGAPVAARLGLRRAASSLRFGAVFAVTLMFAPVLPVVVVGYMLRGAFVAASYPLNDALVMQLTPLRQRGIAISLMSVLWSLGWSAAAWISGHIQVHYGFTPVLAASLVAYALSAWAIWTLREEGR from the coding sequence GTGTTTTCGTTTGCCGCCCGCGCGCGCGCGACGATTGCGCGGATTTCGCCACAGGTGTGGCGCGTGCTGACGCACAGTTTGCTCTTCGGGCTGGCTGGCAGTATTGCCGATCTGCTCTTCAACTTCTATCTGGTAAGCCTGGGGTATGGCGCCGACACCGCCGGATTGATGGCGACCGTCTATCGCGGCGCAGGGGCGCTGCTCGGTCTGCCGCTCGGCATCCTGATCGACCGGTTTGGTGCACGAGCGTTGCTGGTGGTGGGCGCTATCGGTTTTGGTATCGCGTATGCGCTGGTGTTGATGGTATCGCAACTCTGGGCGCTGATCCTGTTCGTCTTCCTGGCTGGTGCGGCAAATGTGCTGACGCTCACGGCGGTTGTGCCGCTGCTCACCGGGATCACCGACGAGGAGGAACGGGCTGCGGTGTTTGGCATGAATGCGTCAGCCGGACTGATCATTGGTCTGGTCGGGAGCGGTGTGGGCGGGTTGCTTCCCGGAACGGCAGCACTCTTCCTGGGAGTGGCGACGAATGATACTGCCGCCTACCGGATGGCGCTGTCAATCGTGGTTGTGCTGGGTTGTCTCTCAGCGCTGCCGGTGCTGATCGGATTCCGCGCCAGGCAACCGGTGTTCTCACCGGCGCCTCTTGTGGCAGCACCCCAACGACACATGCCGCCAATGCGCCTGGTGCGCTTTGCACTTCCCTCGCTCCTGCTCGGCATCGGCGGTGGGTTGTTCCTGCCATTTCAGAACCTCTTCTTTCGCACTGTCTTCGGACTGAACGACGCGGTCGTCGGTGTGATGCTGGCGATGGGCGCGCTGGGTATGGGGCTTGGCGCGCTGATGGGTGCGCCAGTAGCCGCCCGTCTGGGGTTGCGCCGGGCTGCCAGCTCCCTGCGCTTCGGGGCGGTATTCGCCGTGACACTGATGTTCGCGCCAGTTTTGCCGGTGGTGGTTGTGGGATACATGTTGCGCGGCGCTTTTGTTGCAGCCAGTTATCCGTTGAATGATGCGCTGGTGATGCAGTTGACCCCGTTACGACAACGCGGGATCGCAATCAGTCTCATGAGTGTCCTCTGGTCGCTCGGCTGGTCGGCAGCGGCGTGGATCAGCGGACACATTCAGGTGCACTACGGCTTTACCCCGGTGCTCGCCGCATCGCTCGTGGCGTATGCGCTCTCAGCGTGGGCGATCTGGACGTTGCGGGAGGAGGGGCGGTGA
- the rplL gene encoding 50S ribosomal protein L7/L12, giving the protein MASAKVEAVIASIEALNVLELVELKKELESRWGVTAAAPVMPMGGMVMPAAAAAPAGGDGAAAAAPAVEEKTEFDVILSAIGPNKIQVIKAVRELTNLGLKEAKDLVEGAPKPVKEGVSKEEAEAAKAKLVEAGATVEIK; this is encoded by the coding sequence ATGGCAAGCGCAAAGGTCGAAGCAGTCATTGCCAGTATCGAGGCGCTGAACGTCCTTGAACTGGTCGAGTTGAAGAAGGAACTGGAGTCGCGCTGGGGCGTCACTGCGGCCGCTCCGGTGATGCCGATGGGCGGAATGGTGATGCCAGCGGCTGCGGCGGCGCCCGCCGGTGGTGACGGTGCGGCTGCGGCAGCGCCCGCCGTCGAGGAGAAGACCGAGTTCGACGTTATTCTGTCAGCGATCGGTCCGAATAAGATCCAGGTCATTAAGGCAGTGCGCGAACTGACGAACCTGGGTCTGAAAGAGGCGAAGGACCTGGTCGAAGGCGCGCCCAAGCCGGTGAAGGAAGGGGTGAGCAAGGAAGAGGCGGAAGCCGCAAAGGCGAAACTGGTCGAGGCTGGGGCCACCGTCGAGATCAAGTAG
- a CDS encoding glycosyltransferase family 4 protein, protein MHTGIDISRIATTARTGTEQYTCEVLAAIARLDTTNTYTLYCQRLPTTLPPLGANMRMRCIPLPRLWTHVRLSVEVLRHAPDVLFIPAHVLPLGAPLVRRMRTVVTIHDLGYLRYPEAHTTAQRLYLRLSTVWSARAASHLIAVSEATRNDLVRLAKVSPARVTVVHHGVADRFRQPVVDLGRARKIAGGNEPYFLYVGTVQPRKNLERVIEAFADASAQLTDQGRTPVLVIAGKRGWLSERIAQRAAALGIADRVRFVGYVADEDLPALYRASLAFVFPSLYEGFGMPVLEAMACGAPVLTSNSSSLPEVAGDAALLVDPHDTGAIAAGMVRLARDEALREELQQHGYRRAAQFTWDRCAEETLRVLYG, encoded by the coding sequence ATGCATACAGGCATCGATATCAGCCGCATAGCAACAACGGCGCGCACCGGTACGGAGCAGTACACCTGCGAAGTGCTGGCGGCGATTGCGCGGCTTGACACGACCAATACCTACACGTTGTACTGTCAGCGCCTGCCGACGACATTGCCGCCGCTCGGCGCGAATATGCGTATGCGTTGCATCCCGCTGCCGCGCCTCTGGACGCACGTGCGTCTCTCGGTCGAGGTGCTGCGTCACGCGCCCGATGTGCTGTTCATCCCGGCGCATGTGCTGCCGCTCGGCGCACCCCTGGTTCGCCGGATGCGCACCGTGGTGACAATCCACGACCTGGGGTATCTCCGGTATCCCGAAGCGCATACCACCGCGCAACGGCTCTACCTGCGCCTCTCGACGGTCTGGAGCGCGCGCGCTGCCAGCCATCTCATCGCGGTCTCGGAGGCGACACGCAACGATCTTGTGCGTCTGGCAAAGGTATCGCCCGCCAGAGTGACCGTTGTGCATCACGGTGTAGCAGATCGCTTTCGCCAGCCAGTTGTCGATCTGGGACGCGCCAGGAAGATCGCTGGCGGGAATGAACCGTACTTTCTGTATGTCGGAACAGTGCAACCGCGCAAGAACCTGGAACGGGTCATTGAGGCGTTCGCCGATGCAAGCGCACAACTGACCGACCAGGGGCGAACGCCAGTGCTGGTGATTGCTGGCAAGCGCGGCTGGTTGAGCGAACGGATCGCACAACGCGCCGCTGCGCTGGGGATCGCGGATCGCGTGCGGTTTGTCGGATATGTGGCGGATGAAGACCTGCCGGCGCTCTATCGCGCATCGCTGGCGTTCGTCTTTCCGTCGCTGTACGAGGGGTTTGGCATGCCAGTGCTCGAAGCGATGGCGTGCGGCGCACCGGTGCTGACCTCGAACAGTTCGTCGCTGCCCGAAGTCGCCGGGGATGCGGCGCTGCTGGTCGATCCGCACGACACCGGAGCGATTGCGGCAGGAATGGTTCGTCTGGCTCGTGATGAAGCGTTGCGCGAGGAGTTGCAGCAGCACGGTTATCGGCGCGCAGCGCAGTTCACATGGGATCGCTGCGCTGAAGAGACATTGCGCGTTTTGTATGGTTAG
- the miaA gene encoding tRNA (adenosine(37)-N6)-dimethylallyltransferase MiaA gives MIPLIAIVGPTAVGKTALSIRLAQQFNGEIVSVDSRQVYRGMDIGTAKPTPAERAAVPHHLIDIVDPDEAFSLAVYQDLATAAIADIAARGRLPFLVGGTGQYLAAVLQGWQLPRVAPRPDIRAALERQAAELGAAALYARLAEIDPAAAASIPPNNIRRIIRALEVYEATGKPISEQRSVQPPPYHTVTIWLTLPTPALYARIDARVEAMIAAGLLDEVHRLLERGYHWDLPSMSGLGYREFRPYFEGRITLDEAIARLKYDTHAFARRQPAWFRRLPNVLTLPADASDLQQQAATIVRQWIDA, from the coding sequence ATGATCCCACTCATCGCCATCGTCGGTCCTACTGCGGTTGGCAAAACGGCGCTCAGCATCCGCCTGGCGCAGCAGTTCAACGGCGAGATTGTGTCGGTGGACTCGCGCCAGGTGTATCGGGGGATGGACATCGGCACCGCCAAGCCCACCCCCGCCGAGCGCGCCGCCGTGCCTCATCATCTGATCGACATCGTCGATCCGGATGAAGCATTCTCGCTGGCGGTCTACCAGGACCTTGCCACTGCCGCCATCGCCGACATCGCAGCGCGGGGACGGTTGCCATTCCTCGTCGGCGGAACCGGTCAGTACCTGGCAGCGGTTCTTCAGGGCTGGCAATTGCCGCGTGTGGCGCCCCGACCCGATATTCGCGCCGCGCTCGAGCGTCAGGCGGCAGAACTCGGCGCAGCAGCGTTGTACGCACGTCTGGCGGAGATCGATCCGGCTGCCGCCGCCAGCATTCCTCCCAACAACATTCGCCGCATTATCCGCGCGCTCGAAGTATACGAAGCCACCGGTAAACCAATTTCGGAGCAGCGTTCCGTTCAACCGCCGCCCTACCACACCGTAACGATCTGGCTCACCCTGCCCACGCCTGCCTTGTACGCCCGGATCGACGCGCGCGTGGAGGCAATGATCGCCGCCGGTTTGCTCGACGAGGTGCACCGACTGCTGGAACGTGGCTATCACTGGGACCTGCCCTCAATGTCGGGACTGGGGTACCGCGAATTTCGTCCATACTTCGAGGGGCGCATCACACTCGACGAAGCCATTGCCCGCCTCAAGTACGACACCCACGCTTTCGCCCGGCGTCAACCCGCCTGGTTCCGTCGATTGCCCAACGTGTTGACCCTCCCTGCCGATGCTTCCGATCTCCAGCAACAGGCAGCCACGATTGTCCGTCAATGGATCGATGCTTAA
- the cysS gene encoding cysteine--tRNA ligase — protein MWLFDTLRGQKAELLIPRDRPLTLYVCGVTPYDTTHVGHAHTFLIFDVLIRYIRHCGGTVRYCQNTTDVDDPLFERAARDGIPWDELARRETEQFVKDCRALNLIPPDFFPKASEEIAAMIPIIERLIELGHAYVRNGNVYYDVSTEPTYGAMARVSGYEELLALANERGNNPNDPLKDDPLDFVLWQRSRPGEPTWPSPWGRGRPGWHIECTAMATRYLGPQLDIHGGGRDLIFPHHPSEIVQTEPYTGKRPFVHFWVHGGLAWLDGQKMSKSLGNLVFIKDALRQHSADALRWYLLSFPYRDDFEYVRSDVPQAEQKVGQLKAALAAQGDPRGERLNPEPFRQAYFAALDDDLDTPKALAQISVLSGAILEAASSGYDVSDAQSALRDMANVFGFWAAA, from the coding sequence ATGTGGTTATTCGACACCCTGCGCGGACAGAAAGCCGAGTTGCTCATCCCGCGCGACCGCCCGCTCACGCTCTATGTCTGCGGCGTCACTCCCTACGATACCACGCACGTTGGTCACGCCCATACGTTTCTGATCTTCGATGTGCTCATCCGCTATATTCGTCACTGCGGCGGTACGGTTCGCTACTGTCAGAATACCACCGACGTCGATGATCCATTGTTCGAGCGCGCCGCACGTGATGGCATCCCGTGGGACGAACTGGCGCGTCGTGAAACGGAACAGTTCGTCAAAGACTGTCGCGCGCTCAATCTGATCCCTCCCGATTTCTTTCCAAAGGCTTCGGAAGAGATTGCCGCGATGATCCCGATCATCGAACGGTTGATCGAATTGGGGCATGCCTACGTGCGAAATGGCAATGTCTATTACGACGTCTCAACCGAACCGACCTATGGCGCAATGGCGCGGGTGAGCGGGTATGAGGAACTGCTCGCGCTGGCGAACGAACGCGGCAACAATCCGAACGACCCGCTCAAAGACGATCCGCTCGATTTCGTGCTCTGGCAGCGCAGTCGTCCCGGCGAACCGACCTGGCCCAGCCCGTGGGGAAGGGGACGCCCCGGATGGCATATCGAATGCACGGCAATGGCAACCCGCTACCTCGGTCCGCAACTCGATATCCATGGCGGCGGGCGTGATCTGATCTTCCCGCACCATCCTTCCGAAATTGTGCAGACCGAACCGTATACCGGCAAACGCCCCTTTGTTCACTTCTGGGTTCACGGAGGGCTGGCATGGCTTGATGGTCAGAAGATGAGCAAGTCGCTCGGAAATCTGGTGTTTATCAAGGATGCGCTCAGGCAGCACAGCGCCGATGCGCTCCGCTGGTACCTGCTTTCGTTCCCCTACCGCGACGATTTTGAGTATGTGCGCTCCGACGTACCGCAGGCGGAACAGAAGGTTGGACAACTCAAAGCGGCGCTGGCAGCGCAGGGCGATCCCAGAGGCGAGCGGCTGAACCCCGAACCGTTCCGCCAGGCATACTTCGCCGCGCTCGATGATGATCTCGATACGCCGAAGGCGCTGGCGCAGATCAGCGTTCTGAGCGGCGCCATCCTTGAAGCGGCTTCATCAGGATATGATGTGAGTGATGCCCAATCCGCGCTCCGTGATATGGCGAACGTTTTCGGTTTCTGGGCGGCGGCGTGA
- the rplK gene encoding 50S ribosomal protein L11 codes for MAKKVTGVVKLQLPAGKATPAPPVGPALGGYGINIMAFVKEYNEKTASQAGSVVPVEVTVYSDRSFTITLKTPPAADLLRKVAGIEKGSGTPNRKIAGTITKKQLRQVAEQKMADLNAFDIEAAEKIIAGTARSMGIKIVD; via the coding sequence GTGGCCAAAAAGGTTACCGGGGTTGTTAAGCTGCAACTGCCCGCCGGAAAAGCGACGCCGGCGCCGCCGGTCGGTCCTGCATTGGGTGGTTACGGCATCAATATCATGGCGTTTGTGAAGGAGTATAACGAAAAGACCGCGTCACAGGCAGGAAGCGTCGTTCCGGTCGAGGTGACGGTCTATTCGGATCGCTCGTTCACCATCACGCTGAAAACGCCGCCAGCCGCCGATCTGCTGCGCAAGGTCGCCGGTATTGAAAAAGGTTCCGGCACGCCCAATCGCAAGATTGCCGGAACGATCACGAAGAAGCAGTTGCGCCAGGTTGCCGAGCAAAAAATGGCGGATTTGAATGCGTTCGACATCGAAGCCGCCGAAAAAATCATCGCTGGTACTGCGCGCAGCATGGGGATCAAAATCGTCGATTAA
- the secE gene encoding preprotein translocase subunit SecE, translating to MTVVKDKEKESQNALVRAFQQGIVQPLRESRAEMRKVVWPTREETIRLTVVVILLSAIMSAILFAADALFSWLLLLLQNAVANL from the coding sequence ATGACGGTCGTTAAAGACAAAGAAAAAGAGTCGCAGAATGCGCTTGTGCGCGCATTTCAACAGGGTATTGTGCAACCGCTGCGCGAGTCGCGCGCAGAGATGCGCAAAGTCGTCTGGCCCACGCGCGAAGAGACGATACGCCTGACAGTCGTCGTTATTCTGCTGTCGGCGATTATGAGTGCTATCCTGTTTGCAGCAGACGCTCTCTTCTCATGGCTGCTGCTCCTGCTGCAGAATGCGGTTGCAAATCTATAA
- the nusG gene encoding transcription termination/antitermination protein NusG: MTEEKKNQETSTESEIRDDDRRWYVIHTYSGYENKVKQNLLHRIETMEMRDQIFNVIVPTEEEIEIKNGQRRTVQKKVFPGYVLVQMKMNDNSWYVVRNTPGVTSFVGHGNKPTPLEESEVKAILRQMEQEAPKVKVSYQVGQAVKITDGPFTDFEGVVDAIDHERGRVRVLVSFFGREAPVELDFLQVTRLVE; encoded by the coding sequence GTGACAGAAGAGAAGAAAAACCAGGAAACGTCGACCGAGTCGGAGATACGTGATGATGACCGCCGATGGTACGTCATTCACACCTACTCCGGCTACGAGAACAAAGTAAAACAGAATTTGCTCCATCGCATCGAAACGATGGAGATGCGCGATCAGATTTTCAATGTGATCGTGCCAACTGAAGAAGAGATTGAAATCAAAAATGGTCAGCGCCGCACCGTCCAGAAAAAAGTCTTCCCCGGATATGTGCTGGTGCAGATGAAAATGAACGACAACTCATGGTATGTCGTTCGCAACACCCCTGGCGTGACCAGTTTCGTCGGGCATGGGAATAAGCCGACGCCGCTCGAGGAGAGCGAAGTCAAGGCTATCCTGCGCCAGATGGAGCAGGAAGCGCCCAAAGTGAAGGTGAGTTATCAGGTCGGTCAGGCGGTCAAGATTACGGACGGTCCGTTCACCGACTTCGAGGGAGTCGTGGATGCCATCGACCACGAGCGTGGCCGGGTGCGTGTGCTGGTCTCGTTCTTCGGTCGCGAGGCGCCGGTGGAACTGGACTTCCTCCAGGTGACGCGCCTGGTCGAGTAG
- the tuf gene encoding elongation factor Tu, whose amino-acid sequence MAKQKFERTKPHVNVGTIGHVDHGKTTLTAAITKVLALQGAAQFVSYDQIDNAPEERARGITIAIRHVEYQTARRHYAHVDCPGHADYIKNMITGAAQMDGAILVVSAPDGPMPQTREHVLLARQVQVPAMVVFLNKVDMMDDEELLELVELELRELLSNHGFPGDEVPIVRGSALAALSSASTDINAPEYKCILDLMNAVDEYIPTPVREIDKPFLMPIEDVFGIKGRGTVVTGRIERGKVKMGDTVEIIGMTHEAPRRTVVTGVEMFQKTLDEGIAGDNVGVLLRGIERTEVERGQVLAAPGSIKPHATFKANVYVLKKEEGGRHTPFFSGYRPQFYIRTTDVTGAIHLPEGVEMVMPGDNIEMTVELIVPVAIEEGLRFAIREGGRTVGAGVVSAIVD is encoded by the coding sequence ATGGCAAAGCAGAAGTTTGAGCGCACCAAGCCGCACGTCAACGTCGGCACCATCGGCCACGTCGACCACGGCAAAACCACGCTGACCGCAGCGATTACCAAGGTCCTCGCCCTCCAGGGCGCGGCGCAGTTCGTCTCTTACGACCAGATCGACAATGCGCCCGAAGAGCGCGCGCGCGGCATCACCATCGCCATTCGCCACGTCGAGTATCAGACCGCCAGGCGCCACTACGCCCACGTCGACTGCCCGGGCCACGCCGACTATATCAAGAATATGATCACCGGCGCCGCGCAGATGGACGGCGCCATCCTGGTCGTCTCGGCCCCCGACGGTCCGATGCCGCAGACCCGCGAGCACGTCCTGCTTGCGCGTCAGGTGCAGGTCCCGGCGATGGTCGTGTTCCTCAACAAGGTCGATATGATGGACGACGAGGAACTGCTCGAACTCGTCGAACTCGAACTGCGCGAACTGCTCAGCAATCACGGCTTCCCCGGCGATGAGGTGCCGATTGTGCGCGGCAGCGCGCTCGCGGCGCTCTCCAGCGCGTCGACCGACATCAACGCGCCGGAGTATAAGTGCATCCTCGACCTGATGAACGCGGTCGATGAGTACATTCCGACGCCGGTGCGCGAAATCGATAAGCCGTTCCTGATGCCGATCGAAGACGTGTTCGGCATCAAAGGACGCGGCACGGTGGTCACCGGGCGCATCGAGCGCGGCAAGGTCAAGATGGGGGATACGGTCGAGATTATCGGGATGACCCACGAGGCGCCGCGCCGGACGGTGGTGACCGGGGTGGAGATGTTCCAGAAGACGCTCGACGAAGGGATCGCCGGGGACAACGTGGGAGTGCTGCTGCGCGGGATTGAGCGCACCGAGGTGGAGCGCGGGCAGGTGCTGGCGGCGCCGGGGTCGATCAAGCCGCACGCGACGTTCAAGGCGAACGTGTACGTGCTGAAGAAGGAGGAGGGCGGACGGCATACGCCGTTCTTCTCCGGGTATCGGCCGCAGTTCTACATCCGCACGACGGACGTGACCGGGGCGATCCATCTGCCGGAAGGGGTGGAGATGGTGATGCCGGGCGACAACATTGAGATGACGGTGGAGTTGATCGTGCCGGTGGCGATTGAAGAAGGGTTGCGCTTTGCCATCCGCGAGGGCGGACGCACCGTCGGCGCAGGCGTCGTCTCGGCGATTGTCGATTAA
- the rplA gene encoding 50S ribosomal protein L1, which translates to MPRRHGKKYLEALKKIDRQRLYTPEEAIKLLKETSFTTFDPTVEVHLRLGIDPRHADQTIRSTVSLPHGTGKTVRVLVFAQGEAAQAAREAGADFVGADDLIARIDKENFFDFDIAIATPDMMGKVGRLGRKLGPRGLMPNPKSGTVVQPDDLPRTIREVRGGRVEFRNDKTGLLHVAVGKLSFNEQQIYENIAALMEAVKAARPSAAKGTYIKSVTFTSTMSPGIRVDPSAAQAMSPAA; encoded by the coding sequence ATGCCACGCCGACATGGTAAAAAGTATCTCGAGGCGCTCAAAAAGATTGACCGGCAGCGCCTCTATACGCCGGAAGAAGCGATCAAACTGCTGAAGGAAACGTCGTTTACAACGTTCGACCCAACGGTCGAGGTTCATCTGCGGCTCGGCATCGATCCGCGCCACGCCGATCAGACGATCCGTTCGACGGTTTCGTTGCCGCATGGCACCGGTAAGACGGTTCGCGTGCTGGTGTTCGCTCAGGGTGAGGCGGCTCAGGCCGCGCGTGAAGCTGGCGCGGATTTCGTCGGCGCTGATGATCTGATCGCCCGAATCGATAAGGAGAACTTCTTCGATTTCGATATCGCGATCGCCACTCCCGACATGATGGGGAAGGTGGGGCGCCTGGGACGTAAACTCGGTCCACGCGGGTTGATGCCAAACCCGAAGAGTGGGACGGTCGTGCAGCCAGATGATCTTCCGCGCACGATCCGCGAGGTGCGGGGTGGACGTGTCGAGTTTCGCAATGATAAGACCGGTCTGCTGCACGTGGCAGTGGGTAAGTTGAGTTTCAATGAGCAGCAGATCTACGAGAATATCGCTGCGCTGATGGAAGCGGTGAAGGCTGCCCGTCCGTCTGCTGCCAAGGGGACGTATATCAAGAGTGTCACCTTCACCAGCACGATGAGTCCGGGCATCCGGGTCGATCCTTCAGCAGCGCAGGCGATGAGTCCAGCAGCCTGA